In the genome of Synergistota bacterium, one region contains:
- a CDS encoding MBL fold metallo-hydrolase, whose protein sequence is MIYKIILRGVPINSNRGALGWCTVSLLKCKKSCILIDTGSYSDRKLLLSSLEKAGILPEDIEIIFLTHLHFDHCINIEIFEKAKIMLLEKELIYALSGEFKKHDDPFIPLTFIEYQYKKNRFQLVKENEEIEEGVKVIALPGHTPGSAGIIAKDKDDKNIIFTGDALKNAWDLVHKTPPPSFYDPKSSIRNYEIITKLADIIVPGHDRPFIIENRRIKYISNPLRIEMTTYSTPYSLPQKHLLI, encoded by the coding sequence ATGATTTACAAAATAATTCTTCGCGGAGTACCGATCAATTCTAATCGAGGAGCATTAGGATGGTGTACAGTATCACTGTTAAAATGCAAAAAGAGTTGTATTTTAATTGACACAGGTTCCTACAGCGATAGAAAGCTGCTTCTTTCAAGCTTAGAGAAAGCAGGCATTTTACCAGAAGATATAGAAATCATTTTCCTTACACACCTTCATTTTGATCATTGTATAAATATAGAAATTTTTGAGAAAGCCAAAATTATGTTACTTGAAAAAGAGCTTATTTATGCATTATCTGGGGAATTTAAAAAGCACGATGATCCATTTATCCCACTGACATTCATAGAGTACCAGTATAAAAAGAACAGATTCCAACTTGTAAAAGAAAACGAAGAAATAGAAGAAGGAGTGAAAGTTATAGCGCTGCCGGGACACACGCCTGGCAGCGCTGGCATTATAGCAAAAGATAAAGATGATAAAAACATCATTTTCACAGGCGACGCTCTTAAAAATGCGTGGGACTTAGTTCATAAGACTCCTCCGCCTTCTTTCTATGATCCAAAAAGTTCTATTAGGAACTATGAAATCATTACCAAACTAGCAGATATAATAGTTCCTGGACATGATAGACCCTTCATAATAGAGAACAGAAGAATAAAATATATAAGTAATCCTCTCAGAATAGAAATGACAACATATAGTACCCCTTACTCCCTCCCCCAAAAACATCTACTGATATAG
- a CDS encoding NAD(P)/FAD-dependent oxidoreductase: MAPGGENVFDIGIVGGGVIGSAIAYELSRYNLKIAVFEKEPDVCFGTSGRNSGVLHAGFYYQPGSLKARLCVEGNKIMREWIRLLKVPFKATGKVLVAFDEEEVEELHKLKERGEANGVEGLEIIRENENVEKICPGVKGAIACMYSPATAIFSPYLLTIALAETAHYNGVKYFLNCEIRKVEKENGIFKLKDENGNKYECKWLINATGVHSADFSKMVGINDYRIYPCRGEYLLLDKILAPLLKMPIYPVPAKKVGGHLGVHLTPTPEGPILVGPSAEYIEDPEDYESTPEVMNKLYEEGYKLWPYFKRSDVIRTFSGIRAKPVPPGDTRFFDFVIKEEESIPRFINLIGIESPGLTAAPAIAKMVRGIIEKKEKLTPKENFEPRYLRGERFEELSEEEREKKAGEDPDWGEIICRCEKITRREIIEAIENPLGAKTLASIKFRTRAMMGRCQGGYCLPKIIEILEKEYGYKPEDFQLHKEGSWLFSGRMREND, encoded by the coding sequence ATCGCGCCGGGAGGTGAAAACGTGTTTGATATAGGAATAGTCGGGGGAGGAGTTATAGGATCCGCAATAGCATATGAACTGTCAAGATATAATCTGAAAATTGCTGTTTTTGAGAAAGAACCAGATGTGTGCTTTGGAACAAGCGGAAGGAATAGCGGAGTTCTTCACGCGGGATTTTACTATCAGCCTGGTTCACTAAAGGCAAGGCTCTGCGTGGAGGGAAACAAAATCATGAGGGAATGGATCAGGCTCCTTAAGGTGCCCTTTAAAGCAACGGGAAAAGTGCTCGTTGCCTTCGATGAGGAAGAGGTTGAGGAGCTTCATAAGCTTAAGGAGCGTGGTGAAGCTAACGGAGTTGAGGGATTAGAGATAATAAGAGAGAATGAAAATGTCGAAAAAATATGCCCTGGTGTCAAAGGAGCAATAGCCTGTATGTACTCTCCAGCAACCGCGATATTCTCCCCCTATCTTCTCACCATAGCGCTTGCGGAAACCGCACACTACAACGGCGTAAAATACTTCCTTAACTGTGAAATAAGGAAGGTTGAAAAGGAAAACGGCATTTTCAAGCTCAAAGACGAAAACGGAAACAAATACGAGTGTAAATGGCTCATAAATGCAACGGGCGTTCACTCTGCTGACTTTTCCAAAATGGTTGGAATAAACGACTATAGGATATACCCATGCAGGGGAGAATACCTACTCCTTGATAAAATCTTAGCTCCTCTTCTTAAGATGCCGATCTATCCCGTTCCTGCAAAGAAGGTAGGCGGGCACCTGGGAGTTCACCTTACACCTACCCCAGAGGGACCTATCCTCGTAGGACCTTCCGCAGAATATATCGAGGATCCAGAAGATTATGAAAGCACTCCTGAAGTCATGAATAAGCTGTATGAAGAGGGATATAAGCTTTGGCCCTACTTCAAAAGAAGCGATGTTATAAGAACATTTTCAGGGATAAGGGCAAAGCCGGTTCCCCCCGGAGATACGCGCTTCTTTGATTTCGTGATAAAGGAGGAAGAATCCATTCCCAGATTTATAAACCTGATAGGAATAGAATCTCCCGGGTTAACCGCAGCGCCTGCAATAGCCAAAATGGTGCGGGGAATAATAGAGAAGAAAGAAAAACTCACTCCCAAGGAGAATTTCGAACCCAGATATCTAAGAGGAGAGCGATTTGAGGAATTGAGCGAGGAAGAAAGGGAGAAAAAGGCAGGCGAGGATCCAGACTGGGGAGAGATCATCTGCAGGTGTGAAAAAATCACCCGAAGGGAGATAATAGAAGCCATAGAAAACCCCTTAGGAGCCAAAACGCTGGCAAGTATAAAGTTTAGGACAAGAGCCATGATGGGAAGATGTCAGGGAGGCTACTGTCTGCCTAAAATAATAGAAATTCTCGAAAAAGAATATGGCTATAAACCGGAGGATTTTCAGCTTCACAAAGAGGGCTCCTGGCTCTTTTCGGGGAGGATGAGAGAAAATGACTGA